A window of Streptomyces profundus genomic DNA:
CCGGCACCCCGCCGGCGCGCAGCACGGCCTGCGGATCCTCATCCCCGCTCAGCGGCAGCAGCGCGGGGAAGTAGCGGATGTTCTCCTCGAAGAGGTCGGTCACCCCCTCTATCCAGCGCTCCCCGAACCACGCACGCGGGCGCACGCCCTGCGCCGCCATCTCGGGCGGTCGGGCATCGGTGGCCTGGAGAAAGAACGGGGGGCGCGATTCGTGCCACAGCTCGTGGCCGAAGACGAACGGCGCGTTGGCCCCCACGGCTATCTGCGCGGCGGCGGCGACCTGGGCCGCGTTCCAGAGGGGCGCGAAGCGCTCCGGGGTGACCTGGAGATGGAACTGCACGGAGGTGCACGCCGATTCGGGCGCGATCGACTCGAAGGTGCGCGTAAGCCGCTCGGCACCGCTGATGTCGAGGCTGATGGCCTCGCCCCTGGAGGCCATGATCTGGTCGTTCAGCAGGGTGTAGCGGTCCCCGTGGGACAGGCTGCCCGGCACCATCTGGTCGGCGGTGATGGTGGGCAGGACGCCGATCATCACCACCTGGGCGCCGAATTCGTCGGCCATTCGATCGGCGTACCTGAGCGCGATCCGCAGCTCTTCGGCCATATCCTCGAACACACCGCCGGACAGCTCGCGCGGCGACATATTCAGCTCAATGGTGAATTTGCCCAGCTCACTCTGGAAATCCCTGGTCGCCATTCGGCCAAGAACATCCTCGTTGACCATTCGGGGCGACCCGTCGGAATCGGCCAGGGACAGTTCGACCTCCACCCCGACCCGGTCTCTCGGCCCGTGGAAGCGCTCCTCGCGCAACAACGTCCCCAGGGCGTCGAGACAGCTGAGCAATCTCTCCCTGAAGCGCCCTCGGGCCGTCAGATCGAACCGGTCGGCCGCGACCTTCTCCCCCATGGGAGCACCTCCTCCGTCGAGCGATGCGCCCGGGATCCTGCCCACGTCACGCCCGAGGTAACACCAGGCCGCCAACACGTCCCGCACGGTTACGGCATATTCCAGCGGCATAAAACAGGGCGCTACGCCCCTTTTGGCGGCTTAATTTACCCTTGCTGAAACACCCCGGTATGGCTAGTGGAAACACAGCACAAACAAGCCTCGTATAAAATCGGGAGCACGGCGTGTCTCCTATCAGAGGCGACCTACTCCAAAGCGAGAGGCGACCCATCATGCCCCTGCGTAACCCCCAGGCTCCCGAGGCCGTGGCGACCACCATCCGCACCGCTCTGCGTTCGGCCACCGTACCGGCCCCGAGAAACCTCCGCTTCGACCGAGGCGAGTTGCTGCCCACGCTCCCGCTCCCCGTCCACCGGCTGGAGCGGCTGACCGTCCCGACGGAGCCGCCGTCGGCGCGGCTGACCGGCTGGCGCTATCTGCTGGCGCGGGACGGCGGCTCCGTGGGCACGGCCGAATGCGAGGTCACACCCGAGGGTTGGGCCTTCTCGCACTTCGGCGAGGGCCCCTACATCGCCTCCACGGAGCGCGCGCTGCGGCTGGCCGAGGAGCAGCCTCTGGCCTACCAGCCCCGGCTGCTCTCGGTGCCGGAGCTGTACATGCTCACCCTCTGGCTCCATCCCGACCCGGACGCGGACCCGGCCACGGGCAGCCCCGCGCCGAGCGACCCGCTGATCCCGCTCGCGCCGGCGCCGCCGGGTATCGCCGCGGAGCGCCTGATCACCGTGGACGCGCTGGTGTCGCTGGTGGCCAACCGGCTCGCCCCCCTGGGCCTCGCCAGCTGACCGGGCCAGGAGGTTCCGCCGGCGCCGGACGCGCTGAACGCGCGCCCGGCGCCGGACGGCGCTAGTCGGCGTACTCCTCGATGGGCGGGCAGGAGCAGACCAGGTTGCGGTCGCCGAAGGCTCCGTCGATGCGCCGCACCGGGGGCCAGTACTTCGCGTCCCTGGTGGCCTCGACGGGATAGGCCGCCGTGCGCCTCGGGTAGGGGTGCGGCCAGTCGCCGGTCAACTGCTCGGCGGTGTGCGGGGCGTTGACCAACGGGTTGTCGTCCGCCGGCCACTCCCCCGCTGCGACACGGTCGATCTCCGCACGAATGGCGATCATCGCCTCGCAGAACCGGTCGAGTTCGGCCAGGTCCTCGCTCTCGGTGGGCTCGATCATCAGCGTGCCGGCGACCGGGAAGGACATCGTCGGGGCGTGGAAGCCGTAGTCGACCAGCCGCTTGGCCACATCGTCGATGGTGACGCCGGTCGCCTTCGTCAACGGCCGCACGTCGATC
This region includes:
- a CDS encoding glutamate--cysteine ligase; this translates as MGEKVAADRFDLTARGRFRERLLSCLDALGTLLREERFHGPRDRVGVEVELSLADSDGSPRMVNEDVLGRMATRDFQSELGKFTIELNMSPRELSGGVFEDMAEELRIALRYADRMADEFGAQVVMIGVLPTITADQMVPGSLSHGDRYTLLNDQIMASRGEAISLDISGAERLTRTFESIAPESACTSVQFHLQVTPERFAPLWNAAQVAAAAQIAVGANAPFVFGHELWHESRPPFFLQATDARPPEMAAQGVRPRAWFGERWIEGVTDLFEENIRYFPALLPLSGDEDPQAVLRAGGVPALGELSLHNGTVYRWNRPVYAVVDGVPHLRVENRVLSTGPTVSDTVANAAFYYGLVRALADDPEPVWRRLAFADAEANFGAACRHGIGARLAWPAPGGTATRPAAELIADTLLPLAASGLDAWGVAPADRDRYLSVIEGRCRRGLTGAGWQTRTYHQLVDDGKDRATALRDLVRRYCELARTDTPVHDWPTRP